In the genome of Desulfofarcimen acetoxidans DSM 771, one region contains:
- a CDS encoding accessory gene regulator B family protein, producing MLLEKKNVLVYGLEYIICSLVKILSLLLGSWILGIFPEAIAFLLT from the coding sequence TTGTTGTTAGAGAAGAAAAATGTTTTAGTCTATGGACTGGAGTATATTATATGTTCATTAGTTAAAATTCTTAGCTTGCTCCTTGGCTCTTGGATATTAGGCATCTTTCCCGAAGCGATAGCTTTCTTGCTAACATAG
- a CDS encoding IS1634 family transposase, with the protein MDLQPILEQLAKLPPEALMKIMPELKVEVPKANPSGAVLIGVFLARSLGIGKIIDDFIDEEYVTYEHLREERSNGSNCRVSTGLACEIMIGDMLGRNKDLTRLYKFEEACENWQVETILGIPAKKFNDDKMGRALDTLNSNAKYMANVLQDVVLSASKRFDIPLNTFYNDTSSVPVYGDMENNDKVQYGYGGMPGLKQLILNLTISAGASLPVTSTIDPGNVQGGNTFERSFEKVKEITDGQEFEMIIDRGILTQDNMHLMLTNSNKKALFIGPLKDELSKNWVLEQLDNTEKDDFVSIEYRSKKEIERNLTKHYVAFETEYTFKVEIDPLSKDKKDKKRRKKGERKFVIHTIRAIIYCDLNKKPKEEERRQKRITSTEDALVELNSKLNKRNLITKEACEKAVDNIFKGQPEMRRLFNVEIGLNQHDALVMSWSKDEAIIPELEKTDGIFVLLTNHDKEKVDANELLTRYRSRNDIEISFRFLKGSLDLQQVFLRNPERVDAYCFLKVLAMLVINLAAWLLARNYKKMSTQKLQKELGDLTISEQRLQPIGVRHWNGTNIPNSIDVLVNLFNLPHPLELIEIINSSINFSYYIEKWFNDNLKK; encoded by the coding sequence ATGGACTTACAACCTATTTTAGAACAACTGGCCAAATTACCGCCTGAAGCGTTGATGAAGATAATGCCCGAATTAAAAGTAGAAGTTCCGAAGGCAAATCCCTCAGGTGCAGTACTCATCGGTGTTTTTTTAGCTAGAAGCCTTGGCATCGGTAAAATAATTGACGATTTTATTGATGAAGAATATGTTACTTATGAACATTTACGTGAAGAAAGATCCAATGGTTCTAATTGTCGGGTAAGCACTGGTCTAGCATGTGAAATAATGATAGGCGATATGCTTGGCAGAAATAAAGACCTTACCCGTTTATATAAATTTGAAGAAGCTTGTGAAAATTGGCAAGTTGAAACAATACTCGGTATACCGGCCAAAAAATTTAATGATGACAAAATGGGCAGAGCCCTTGATACTTTAAACTCAAATGCAAAATATATGGCTAATGTATTGCAAGATGTTGTTTTATCGGCATCCAAGAGATTTGATATTCCACTTAACACTTTTTACAACGATACATCTTCCGTTCCGGTCTATGGTGATATGGAAAATAACGATAAGGTTCAATATGGATACGGGGGCATGCCGGGTTTAAAACAATTAATCCTCAATCTTACTATATCCGCTGGTGCATCTTTGCCGGTAACATCCACAATTGACCCCGGTAATGTTCAAGGTGGCAATACTTTTGAGCGTTCATTTGAGAAGGTCAAGGAAATTACCGACGGCCAAGAATTTGAGATGATTATTGATCGTGGTATTCTGACCCAAGATAACATGCATTTGATGCTCACCAATAGCAACAAAAAGGCGTTATTTATTGGCCCACTTAAGGACGAACTATCGAAAAATTGGGTTTTAGAGCAATTAGATAACACTGAGAAAGATGATTTTGTTTCTATTGAATATCGCTCAAAAAAAGAAATAGAAAGAAATCTAACCAAACACTACGTGGCATTTGAGACAGAATATACATTTAAAGTAGAAATCGATCCTCTCTCAAAAGATAAAAAGGATAAAAAGCGTCGTAAAAAAGGTGAGCGAAAATTTGTAATCCATACTATTAGGGCAATTATTTATTGTGATTTGAATAAAAAACCTAAGGAAGAAGAACGTCGTCAAAAACGTATAACCAGCACTGAAGATGCCTTAGTAGAACTCAATAGCAAGCTCAACAAACGCAACTTAATTACCAAGGAAGCCTGTGAAAAGGCGGTAGATAATATTTTCAAAGGGCAACCTGAAATGCGTAGGCTGTTCAATGTAGAAATTGGGCTAAATCAGCACGATGCTCTTGTTATGTCCTGGTCAAAAGATGAAGCAATAATTCCTGAACTAGAGAAAACTGACGGTATTTTTGTGCTTTTAACCAACCACGATAAAGAGAAAGTTGATGCTAACGAACTTCTCACCCGCTACCGGAGTAGGAACGATATTGAAATCAGTTTTAGATTTTTGAAGGGTTCCCTTGATTTACAACAGGTTTTCCTTCGTAATCCGGAAAGGGTTGATGCCTATTGCTTTTTAAAAGTATTGGCTATGCTCGTGATTAATTTAGCCGCCTGGTTATTGGCTAGAAATTACAAAAAAATGTCTACCCAAAAATTACAGAAAGAACTTGGTGACCTAACTATATCAGAGCAAAGGTTGCAACCTATTGGTGTACGTCATTGGAATGGGACGAATATTCCTAATAGCATTGATGTATTGGTTAATCTGTTTAATTTACCCCATCCACTTGAGTTAATAGAGATCATTAATTCGTCAATAAATTTTTCGTATTATATTGAGAAATGGTTTAATGATAATTTAAAAAAATAA
- a CDS encoding sensor histidine kinase, with product MQMTAKKTMEQLAVLLLIETCLALLAARVINFYENQMTASDVLISIMAVLNFGICLFIAKWIYKVEIIHEKVSTQNECLKSTEEALKIMRSERHDFINHLQTIYGLIVTGEHNEAVGYIKDIGVDCKFNSQILNIQNPYIRILLQNKKNLTSAKNITFKLKVESNLMYLNIIPTAVTTVFGNLLDNAIDAVMECGTEYRKIISFEISETNTGYHFLIQNTGPPINEEIEQDIFKEGFSTKGTGRGYGLVLVKKTVNEYDGRVFYDREAKGFSVILPKRED from the coding sequence ATGCAAATGACAGCCAAAAAAACCATGGAACAACTTGCAGTCTTATTATTAATTGAAACTTGTTTAGCCTTATTGGCGGCTAGGGTAATAAACTTCTATGAAAATCAAATGACCGCATCTGATGTGTTAATATCAATAATGGCTGTATTAAACTTCGGGATATGTCTTTTCATAGCTAAATGGATCTACAAAGTGGAAATTATACATGAGAAAGTAAGTACACAGAATGAATGTCTAAAATCAACGGAAGAAGCATTAAAGATAATGCGTAGTGAACGACATGACTTTATTAATCATCTACAGACCATTTATGGATTGATTGTTACCGGTGAACACAATGAGGCCGTTGGTTACATTAAGGATATCGGCGTTGATTGTAAATTCAACAGCCAAATTTTGAATATCCAAAACCCATACATTAGGATACTCCTGCAAAATAAGAAAAACCTCACAAGTGCTAAAAACATTACCTTTAAGTTAAAAGTTGAGAGTAATTTAATGTATCTCAATATCATCCCTACCGCTGTAACAACAGTATTTGGAAATCTTTTAGACAATGCCATAGATGCGGTAATGGAGTGTGGCACAGAGTACCGAAAAATAATAAGCTTTGAAATAAGTGAAACGAATACCGGCTATCATTTCTTAATACAAAATACCGGTCCGCCAATTAACGAAGAAATTGAACAGGATATATTTAAAGAGGGGTTTTCTACGAAAGGTACCGGGAGAGGTTACGGTCTGGTGCTGGTTAAGAAAACAGTTAATGAATACGACGGCAGGGTATTTTACGACCGGGAAGCAAAAGGTTTTTCCGTTATTCTTCCTAAGCGGGAGGATTAA
- a CDS encoding accessory gene regulator ArgB-like protein, translating into MIHTWSVCLARYLGSELNLDKSRVSIISYGLEVLIGGFFKLIIYIVVPLFLGVFNQFAAAFLCSALLRLPSGGPHCSAYYKCLINTLVIYLTIAVTATYLSLSPLPVQAVLWFGLGLAFMVFYKLAPVDVKEKPIKSEKRRRCLKIISCIIVVVYFIFFSYWRFSQDIMWACSMAVIFHTFTLTWSGQRFIGKLDKLL; encoded by the coding sequence ATGATTCATACTTGGTCGGTATGCTTGGCCCGGTATTTGGGCAGTGAGCTGAATCTGGATAAAAGTAGGGTGTCTATAATCTCATATGGTTTGGAAGTATTAATCGGTGGGTTTTTCAAATTAATAATTTATATTGTAGTACCCTTATTCCTGGGGGTTTTTAACCAGTTTGCAGCCGCTTTTCTCTGTTCCGCACTTCTAAGGCTGCCCTCGGGAGGCCCACACTGCTCAGCATATTATAAATGCCTGATTAATACTCTGGTCATTTATTTAACTATTGCTGTAACTGCCACGTATCTTTCTTTATCCCCCCTGCCGGTACAAGCAGTGCTGTGGTTTGGCCTGGGACTTGCATTTATGGTTTTCTATAAACTGGCGCCGGTAGATGTAAAAGAAAAACCCATCAAAAGTGAGAAGCGTAGAAGATGTTTAAAAATTATCTCCTGTATTATAGTTGTTGTATATTTCATTTTTTTTAGTTACTGGAGGTTTTCTCAAGATATAATGTGGGCCTGCAGTATGGCGGTTATATTTCACACATTCACACTGACCTGGTCCGGACAAAGATTTATTGGAAAATTGGACAAGTTGTTATAA
- a CDS encoding cyclic lactone autoinducer peptide — MKRYILSMIVCLASLTAFIGIHPTSLCTLYQPEVPEELLK; from the coding sequence ATGAAAAGATATATTCTTAGCATGATTGTTTGCCTGGCTAGTTTGACAGCATTTATCGGAATTCATCCCACCAGTTTATGCACCTTATATCAGCCGGAAGTTCCTGAAGAACTGCTGAAATAA
- a CDS encoding LytR/AlgR family response regulator transcription factor, translating into MRVIIAEDNPVEMRYLKNLLSRESDIEIIGEVSDGWEATKMISKLQPEVAFLDISMPGISGMDLVRKFDGRVIIVLVTAHHEYALDAFEAGSMDYLLKPVEPERVSLTIRRLRKILSRKTRYSGRININTKDSIIAVEIDSIIFIEKVPLAKKIKIQTVNNEYIVSGTLNEFEDKLKSLGFIRTHKSFIINPDKLEKMIPWGDKSYLAKMHGVKKEALVSRKYAGMVKSAIKW; encoded by the coding sequence ATGAGAGTAATTATTGCCGAAGACAATCCGGTAGAGATGAGATATTTAAAGAATCTGTTAAGCCGGGAAAGTGACATAGAAATAATCGGAGAGGTTTCAGATGGTTGGGAAGCCACGAAAATGATATCAAAACTGCAACCTGAAGTAGCCTTTCTGGATATATCTATGCCGGGAATTTCAGGGATGGACTTAGTGAGGAAATTTGACGGTAGAGTTATTATTGTCTTAGTAACAGCTCATCATGAATATGCACTGGATGCTTTCGAAGCCGGTTCCATGGATTACCTGCTAAAACCAGTTGAGCCGGAAAGAGTAAGCCTTACTATAAGGCGACTTAGGAAAATATTATCTCGCAAAACAAGATATTCGGGAAGAATAAATATCAATACTAAGGACTCAATAATTGCCGTTGAGATAGACAGTATTATTTTTATTGAAAAGGTTCCACTTGCAAAAAAGATAAAAATTCAAACAGTAAATAATGAATACATCGTGTCCGGAACATTAAACGAGTTTGAAGATAAACTGAAAAGCCTAGGTTTTATCAGAACTCATAAAAGTTTTATTATAAACCCAGATAAATTAGAGAAAATGATTCCCTGGGGTGATAAATCATATCTGGCCAAAATGCATGGTGTAAAGAAGGAAGCTCTTGTTAGCCGAAAATATGCGGGGATGGTTAAGTCAGCAATTAAATGGTAG
- a CDS encoding Druantia anti-phage system protein DruA, whose translation MLPWVKVPHLASHLLARIAKRISNNWICKYGHPILMLETFVEQDRFQGICYRAANWLRVGQTQGLSRHDRNRTLQVPVPPCYQ comes from the coding sequence ATCCTGCCTTGGGTCAAGGTCCCTCATTTAGCAAGCCATTTGCTCGCCAGGATTGCCAAACGTATTAGCAACAACTGGATATGCAAGTATGGACATCCCATCTTAATGCTCGAAACGTTCGTCGAACAAGACCGTTTCCAAGGTATTTGTTATCGAGCTGCGAATTGGTTACGTGTCGGTCAGACCCAAGGGCTAAGTCGTCACGATAGGAATCGCACGTTACAAGTACCGGTACCCCCTTGTTACCAATAA
- a CDS encoding ATP-binding protein: protein MKNETTRKLKNMRLPAFAEAYQKQVENETEYQSLSFHERLALLADAEFDSRHNNNIRCLIKNAKFTNSSAFLGNIEYLPDRHLNRDLLESLADNEYIRQRLNVILIGATGCGKTYISNTLGVNACHAGYKTRYIRLPELFSEFEAARVQGKYQQLMKQYQKYSLMILDEFLLIPASDTEQRDLLELMESRCGQSFTIICYQFIPEGWHERLGDSALADSILDRIIPSAYTMIIDGDVSMRQRKRRIPE from the coding sequence ATGAAGAATGAGACAACAAGGAAGCTGAAAAACATGCGTCTTCCGGCATTTGCGGAAGCTTATCAAAAGCAGGTTGAGAACGAGACGGAATATCAGTCATTATCTTTCCATGAAAGGCTGGCGCTTTTAGCAGATGCAGAATTCGATTCCAGACATAACAATAATATCAGGTGTCTGATTAAGAATGCTAAATTCACAAATTCATCCGCTTTTCTTGGAAATATTGAGTATCTCCCAGACAGGCATCTGAACCGTGATCTTTTGGAAAGCCTGGCCGATAATGAATATATCCGTCAGCGCCTGAATGTCATCCTTATAGGAGCCACTGGATGTGGCAAAACATATATTTCTAATACACTTGGTGTCAATGCCTGCCACGCAGGTTATAAAACGAGATACATCCGCCTCCCCGAACTGTTCAGCGAATTTGAAGCTGCACGGGTTCAGGGGAAATATCAGCAGCTCATGAAGCAGTATCAGAAATATTCCCTGATGATTTTGGATGAATTTCTCCTGATTCCTGCATCTGATACAGAACAGAGGGACTTGCTTGAACTGATGGAGTCCCGATGCGGACAATCGTTTACTATCATCTGTTATCAGTTTATTCCTGAAGGTTGGCACGAAAGACTGGGAGATAGCGCCCTGGCCGACTCCATTCTGGATCGGATTATACCATCAGCGTATACCATGATAATTGATGGGGATGTTTCCATGCGTCAGAGAAAGCGACGGATACCCGAATAA
- a CDS encoding Mu transposase domain-containing protein: MQLNYHIAIDYQNYSIPYEYIKKKVDVRYTKNMIEVFYKEVPVFAAISTFTGDVGSIPR; encoded by the coding sequence GTGCAACTAAACTACCATATAGCGATAGATTACCAGAATTATTCCATCCCCTATGAGTACATTAAGAAAAAAGTAGATGTAAGATACACCAAAAACATGATTGAAGTCTTCTACAAAGAGGTTCCCGTATTTGCAGCCATAAGCACCTTTACGGGAGACGTGGGCAGTATTCCACGGTAA